The genomic DNA CGTTCTTTTTCCTGTCAGGATTTAGCGAGCGGAAATGCTCTCTTTGCAGTGGAAATGGTGAAAAGCTTGCGTTTTGGTCCAGAGTTGGTATTGTGAATAAGAGATTTCCTGTTTAACCAGGTTTGCCTATTTGCTCTGGAGATAAAAGGACGAAATTCAAATGAAAAGCCTTTGTTTGAAAGTAATGACCGTAACGGTGGCGTTGGGAGTCAGTCCTCTGCTCCTGTCCGCACAGAAAGTAACTGCAGATTCTGAGGTAAAACTCGATCCGATTGTGGCAGAGGGAACGGCCCATCTGAAGCTGGATGACGCGACCCGGGCCCGTTATCAATACATGAATGGCCACTGGATGTATCAGACTGAAGAGGGCAAGTGGCTGGTCCATAAAGACGGGGCCTGGAAAGTGGCTGATCCGACCTTCTACACAGTACCGCCGTTGCCACGGCCGGGTGGAAATCCGCTGGGGCCCTATTTTGATCAATTCATCCCCGAGTACGCCCGCTGGGGAGCCGTCCGTCCCATCGGTAAAGCGTATTATGATCAGTTCATCCCCGCCAATGGCAGCTGGGGGTATGACGGTCCGATCGGTACCGCTTACTTCGATCAGTTTATTCCTGCCAACAGCGACTGGGGATACAACGGACCGATTGGCACCGGCTATTACGATCAATACATTCCCGAATACGCATATTGATCCCAGCGACGTAAAGACTGTTTCAGGCAGATTAACCACTGTGGTGTGTTGATCTGCCTATTCTGTTGCGCGGTACGAGATTCTGTTGACAGCTTTACCTGGTAATCTATGATCGTAGAGGCTTGAGCGGCTGCCTCGCGCTGGTCTGTCCTGTTAAGATTATGTGAAATCAGGCGTACTGCCTGTTGCTATCCGTTGCGATTCTGTGTTCATCGTTCAGAGTAATATCAGCGACTTAGTCGTTGTTAATGAATCAGAGATCTCAACGGTTTTTCACGAGGTTGTCATTTGTCGGCAGAGCAAGGTGACTCCGATTTCCTTTCCGGTCATCAGGAGTATCAACAGGTCTTTGAGGAACTGGTTGTCGTTCGAGATAGACTGGTGGCAGAGGTGGTCTGCTCACAGCCTCTGCTGGATCAGATTCACGTGCAACATCGCGAAAGTGCGCGGAACCTGTTGTACTATCTGGCACTCAGACGTCGCGACCTGAGACCTTTGCAGATACGACTGGCGGCGCTGGGACTCTCTTCCCTGGGACGGGCGGAATCGCATGTCATGGCGACCATCGATGCCGTTCTGGAAATGCTGCAGAGACTGCTTGATAAGACCACAGATGTCACAGACTCCGGCGAATCATCAATCGATTTCAACACGGGGGAACGATTGCTGGCGGCGCATGCCGAATCGCTGTTAGGGCCTGCTGCCCCGGGACGCGGCGTGCGGATTATGGTGACGATGCCCAGTGAGGCCGCCGATGATTACGAGTTGATCTATCACCTGTTGCAACAGGACATGGAGTGCATGCGGATTAACTGCGCGCACGATGATGTGGAAGCCTGGTCGCGGATGATCGCACATCTCCGCCGGGCCGAGCATGCATTGGGAAAGCGGTGTCGAGTTGTGATGGACCTGGGCGGTCCTAAACTGCGGACCGGTCCGCTAGAGCCGGGTGCTGCTGTGGTCAAGGTGCGTCCCCGCCGTGATGAGTATGGCCGGGTGATCGCTCCCGCACGCATCTGGCTTTACCCGGCTGAGCAGCCAGCGGCTTCCCCTGCCCCGGCAGATGCCTGTCTGCCGGTCGAGGCGGCCTGGCTGAAGCGTCTGGAAGTGGGCGATAAAATCAGGCTGATCGATGCCCGTCACTCGCGACGAAGCTTGCGCGTGGTCGATTGTCTGGATCAGGGTTGCTGGCTCGAAGCGAACAAGACAACCTACCTGGTGCCGGGAACGACATTACGCTTACGGAGCCATAAAGGTAAAAAACTGAGAGCGACAGAAATCGTCGCGGTATCGCCCCGCGAAAACTGTCTGCTGCTGCATCCGGGAGATCAGTTGATCGTCACCCGGGATCAGACGCCGGGACGACCCGAGGTGCGGGACAGTGCCGGACAGGTACTGACGCCGGCCCGGATTGGTTGTTCTATTCCCAGTGTCTTTGATGATGTGCGGTCAGGCGAGTCGATCTGGTTTGATGATGGTAAAATTGGCGGTGTGGTGGAAAAAGTTGCATCGGATCAGGTGCAGGTGCGGATCACACAGACCCGTCTACAGGGGGCGAAGCTCAGGGCCGACAAAGGGATCAATCTGCCTGAGAGTCAACTCCGTCTCCCCGCACTGACGCAGCAGGATCTGGAAGACTTGTCGTTCGTCGCGCAGCATGCGGATGTGGTGGAACTCTCGTTTGCTAATCGGGCGAGTGATATCGAACAGTTGCAGTCAGAACTGCAGCGGCTGGACGGACGGCAGCCGGCGATCGTCTTGAAAATTGAAACCCGGCTTGGTTTTGAAAATCTGCCGGATATGCTACTCACGGCGATGCGTTCCCCCTGTTGTGGAGTTATGATTGCCCGCGGCGATCTGGCAGTCGAGTGCGGTTTCGAACGGATGGCGGAAGTACAGGAAGAGATTCTCTGGATTTGTGAAGCTGCCCACGTTCCGGTGATCTGGGCGACGCAGGTGCTGGAGACGCTGGCCAAAGAAGGCATGCCCTCTCGCGCGGAAATCACCGATGCCGCGATGGGGCACCGGGCGGAATGCGTGATGCTCAACAAGGGCCCCCACGTATTACATGCGGTCAAGACGCTGGATGATATTTTAAGACGGATGCAGGCGCATCAGACCAAAAAACGTTCGATGCTCCGCGAACTTCGATTAGCGACGCACTCTTCAGGAAAACAGGACCAGGATGGACATCAGAGCAACGACGGCAACGGATCTTGAGACGGTCAAAGCGGTTCACCGCGAGGCATTTGGACCTGAAGAAGGCCCCGTCATTGTCGCGCTGCTGGATGAACTGTTCCCCGATCCGACAGCAGCGCCGTTGCTCTCGCTCCTGGCTGAAGAGGCAGGAAATGTGTTGGGGCATGTGCTGTTTACGAATGTGGTTGTTCACGGGGCTGAGTCTGTCACCGCGCGGATTCTGGCACCCCTGGCGGTGCTTCCCTCTGCCCGGAAACAGGGTGTGGGGCGACAACTGATCGAAGCCGGACTTTCCCAGTTGCGCGATGCGGAAGTCGAACTGGTGTTTGTGCTGGGGGATCCCGCTTTTTATTCGCGGTTTGGTTTTGAACCGGCGGGCGTGCGAGGTTTGCAGGCACCGCATCCTCTGCCGGCGGAATACGCGGAAGCGTGGATGGTACAGGAACTCTGTTCTGGCGTGCTGGGACGCGTTACAGGTGAGGTGGAATCTTCGCAGGTACTCAACCGGCGAGAATACTGGATCGGTTAGCGTCTGTGTTACTCGTCCGTGCTCGATCCGTTTGTTGACAGTCACCTTGAGTCTGGTACGATTTGAGAAGACTGTTCTCCTACGAACAAGGCTCGTTGACGCTTCATTATCAAAGGACTGCCCCATCATGATCAGCACTGCCGAAATCAGTTTCTATCCCCTGCAGGAAGAATACAAACCGCTCATCAAAGAATTCATCGCAAAGCTGCAGAGCTATTCCGGTCTCCGCGTGACCCCGGGTTCCACTTCAACGTATGCTGTCGGCGACTACGACCGGCTGATGGAATGCATGACCGAGATCATGGCCTGGAGCCACGAAGAACAGGGCAAAGGCGTATTCGTGGTGAAGTTTCTGCCCGGGTATGAGGCGAAGTAGCAAGATCTGGTCGAAGGAATCACCACTCCATGGAAGCTGTACCGGATGTCGTGCGGCATCTGATTCATTATGCGTGTCACCTGCTGATTCCCTTTCTGATTGCGCGCCTGTTCTGGAAGGAGCATTGGGTGCAGGCAGGGCTGATTATGCTGGCGACGATGCTGATTGACGTCGATCATCTGCTGGCTGATCCGATTTTTGATCCGCATCGCTGCAGCCTGGGGTTTCATCCACTGCATACCTGGTGGGCGGCAGCCGTGTATGCGGCGCTACTCTGTATTCCCTCCTGGCGCTGGCGGGCGGTGGCGGTGGGCTGTCTGTGGCATCTGGCGACGGATGGGATCGACTGTTTGCTGGGCGGGCATTGTCTGTTTTGTTGAGCGGGTAGAGTTCCAGATTCGTATTATGGAAGACTGATCATGTATGAGCAGATTGCGCGTGAGAGTTCTTCGACGGAAGTGGCTCTCGAGAAGCTACATCGCGCCGGTGCGGGACCGATCGAAGCGATTAAGGCCTTGTGTTCAGGCCGGGGACTCTCGCTGGCGGATGCGAAAGAGCGACTGCAGCAGTCCCCTGCCTGGAGCACGGAGGCCCGGAATGCTGAGTTTTTGCATGAAGCTTTATGGAAGGCACTGGATGAACAGGACCTGCAGGAGACCGAGGGAGATGAGGATTGATCCCGGTTCGATTTTTTCAAGAACGTTAAGCATGGTGTTGCTTCGTCTGGCGTCGGGCGGTAAACCATAAGGATTGTTTATTCCTGCTGAAAACTGATCCTGCAAACCTGGTCTGACATCATGATATTATCCTGCCTGCGTCAATGGACTTTTCTGGCGATCCTGACTCTGGTCGCCTTTTCCGGAACGAGTGCTGCGGTGGCACAGCCTGAAACCGTGGAGGCGGATGTCTGCATTTACGGGGCGACTCCCTCGGGGATTCTGGCGGCGGTGGCGGTGCAGCGTGCGGGGCGGTCGGCGGTGATTGTGGAGCCGAGCCGCTGGGTGGGGGGCATTCTGGGATCGGGGCTTAAGCCGATGCAGGACTGTCCCAACTATGCAGCGACCGGGGGAATGACCCGTGGGTTGTTGAAAAGTCTGGGGCAGCCGAAGTGGACCGAAGATCGAACTGAGAACCGCCGGGTACTGGCGGAGATCAGCCCGAAGACGATTCGCGAAGACTTTCAGAAACTGCTCGCGCAGTACAAGATCAGGGTGATCTTCGATCATCGCATTGCCGGTTGTAAGTCACAGGCGGGAGACAAAACCGCGATTCTGGCGGCTCTGTTCGATCGGGCGCCCTTTGACGAACTGGGGACGCCGGTCGTGGAACCCGCAGCACGCGAAGCGTTGCGCGTCGCGGCGAGGATCTTTATTGATGCCAGTTACGAAGGGGATCTGCTGGCGAAAGCGGGCGTGTCCTATCGCGTCGGGCGGGAATCGTCGGAGGAGTTTGGCGAGGAATTCGCCGGTGTGCAGCCCCCGGTGGGGTTGACTCCCGTGGATCCGTTCCAGACGCCCGGCGATCCGAAGAGTGGTCTGTTACGCGGGGTGGAAAAAGATCATGGTAAGCCGCTGGGGGCGGCGGACGATTATACGCAGGCGTACAATTTTCGGTATTACACGACCAGCGATCCCGCACATCGGGCTCCGTTTGGCGTGCCCAGGGATTACCGGGCAGAAGATTTCGAGCTGGTGGGCCGGTATGTGGAGTATCTGAAACAGCAGCATCCCCGCGAGAAGGACCTGCGGCAGCGGCTGATCGGAATCTTTCCGGGCTGGAAGAACTCGGGCGAGTGGAACTATCAGCGGAGTTCACTGATTTCGATGTCGCCGGTGGGTATCAGCCGGTTTTATGCCGACGGTGATGTCGCCGCGCACGTGAAGATCTGGCAGGCACACCGGGACTATTTAAGCGGGCTGCATCATTTCATGAGCACCGATGACCGCGTGCCTGAGTTTTATCGTCAGGAAGTGGCTGAACTCGGACTGGATAGGCGCCCTCATCCCGAGACGGCCGGCTGGCCGCACCAGTTGTATGTGCGAGTGTCGCGCCGCCTGGCGGGGCGTTATACGGTGACGGCACACGATGTGTATAACAAGACAGAGATCGAGGACCCGATCTGCCTGGCGCAGTACGGGATCGACGTGTACCCGGTTCGGCGGATCTGGCTACAACAGGAGGGACAGACCCTGGTCGGCCTGGAAGGCAAGATGTTTGTCGGTGGTTCCAAGGGCCCGACGAATCAGCCCTACCCGATTGCCTATCGGGCGATCACACCTCAGCAGGACGAATGTACAAACCTGCTGGTGCCGGTCTGTTTTTCTGCGACGCATTTGGGGTACGCTTCGGCGCGGATGGAGCCGGTGTTTATGATCTGCGGTGAGTCGGCGGGGATCGCGGCCTGCCAGGCTCTGGCGGAAAACTGTGCCGTGCAGGACATCGATGCGAAAGCCTATCGACGGGCCCTGGAGCGGGCCGGGCAGAAACTGGTGTGGGATCCCGCGACGGATCAACCCGATTCAGGGATGGGAAAATCAGGGGGCCGCTATACGATGCAGGGGCTGCTCCGGGAGTGCGATGCGGATGACAACGGGACGGTCTCCCAGGCGGAATGGAATGAGAAGAAAGCTCCCTATGAATGGCTGTTCGTGTTCATTGATGCGAACAGCGACGGACAGATCGTCGCCAGCGAATACGAGGCGTTTCAGAAGTATAAAGCACAGCATCCGGACTGGCAGAAACGGATTAAAACCGCAGGCCTGAAGTGAGTTCACGGGAGGCCTGCGGAGCACGTTCCGTTTAATGATGATCGGATTTCAGCAAGGCATCGATGTCGGCGAGTTTCACGCGGAAGACTTCGGTCTGCAGCTTATTGCGTGAGAAGGCGATATAGAGGGAACCGTCGTGCTCGATGACGTGCGGGTATTGTAGACTGGCGATGCCGGCACTGAATTTCTTGTTTAGCGAGGCAAGCTCAGCGGGGAGTTCGGCTGGAGAGGGGATTTCCAGCTTCGCCAGGCGGGTGAAAGTTTTGTTGTCGGGGCTGACTGCGAGGTGGAGTTCGCGGCGGTTGACCTGGGGATTTGCATTGAGGACGAGTATACGGTAGCCGTGGCTGGTGGCCAGCGAAAACAGTTTGCTTTTGGCGTTGGGGAAGTTAGAGAGGACCGGGGTATCCCAGGTGCGACCTTCATCTTGAGACGTCGAGAAGAAGAGCCGTTGCGATTTGCCGTTATCGCGGAAGAGTGCATACAGGCTGTTGTCGGGCAGGACCCAGAAGATCGGTTCGTCGGGACGGAAGCCCGAGACCTGTTTGACGCCCACGACGGGAAAGGACTGCCAGTCGTCGAGCGCTTTGACACCGCCGATCAGTACGCTGACATTGAACCGCGAATCGCGGCGGGTGAGAATCCAGTTGTCGGAAGGAAGCTTCTGCGGGGGGAAGTTATTGATGGCGTTGTCGTAGAGCTTGCCTTCATAGACCCACTTATCCTGCTGTGGTTCCCAGCGGTAGGCAACCAGTTCCAGGTGTTTTTTATCCGGAGGGCCGAACGCGCCGTGTCCCTGGTATTTCGCTGCTAATGCCAGCAGTTGACCATCGCGGAGCCAGAGTCCGCGGGCGATGAAGGCGTGGGGCTGTTTGGGAGTGCCGGTGACCGATTTTGCCGGGCTCCAGTGGAGACCATCGACGCTGGTGGCGTATTTAATTTCCTGGGTCGGTTCGTCTTCGATGCGGGGGCCGTCGCTCCAGATGCACCAGAACTTGCCATCATGATAGATCAGGTAGTTGTGCAGGTTCAGTCGCAGGTCGCGGAGGTCGATCTTGTCTGATTTTCTCGGGTAAGGGCCCAGGGCCGCCGGATTGATGATGGCGTGTTCGCCTTTGAGTACCGGGAGACTTTGATAATCGATGGCCGCGGGATCGGTGCCGGAACCGGGGAGGTTCAGGACGGTGACCGGCGGGGTAGTCTTTTCTGCTCCCGAAATAGGAGTGATCGCAGCGGTGATTGAGGTCAGAAGGGTGAGCGTATAAATCAGCTGTTTCATGACTGGGGTTCCCTGGTGGAAGCGTGGTTGAGTTCAGGTTGATGTTTGAGGATCTGACCATCATGGGCCAGTTGCTGTTGCAGTTCGTGAATCGGAATGTTGCGGGGGGCACACTGTTGCTGAATCGCCAGGTGGGCGGCGACGCCGGCGGCCTGCCCGAGGGCCATCCAGGTCGGTTCCATTCTAATAGACGAAAAGGCGACGTGCGTCGTCGAGGCGGCTACCGGGACGAGGAGTCCGTCGATGGTTTGCGGCACCATGATCCGATAGGGGATCTCGTAGGGGCGGGTGATCTGGTCCAGCATGCCGAGATAGCCTTCGAGGACGATGGTGTCGCCCGGTTGTTTTGGCTGACAGGGGAAGCTGTCGATGGGGAACTCGCCGATAGCGATGGTGTCGGCGAAGGTTTTGATTTCTGCCTGGTCGATCTCCTGCTCTGGCTGATGGGTGATGTGCCGTTCCGTGAGGGTGAATTCTCCCTGGAGACGACGGCCCTCGCGGATGTAGAGCTGCCAGGGGAAATGTTGGTTATCGGTGAAT from Gimesia sp. includes the following:
- a CDS encoding DUF6122 family protein, whose amino-acid sequence is MEAVPDVVRHLIHYACHLLIPFLIARLFWKEHWVQAGLIMLATMLIDVDHLLADPIFDPHRCSLGFHPLHTWWAAAVYAALLCIPSWRWRAVAVGCLWHLATDGIDCLLGGHCLFC
- a CDS encoding FAD-dependent oxidoreductase, with product MILSCLRQWTFLAILTLVAFSGTSAAVAQPETVEADVCIYGATPSGILAAVAVQRAGRSAVIVEPSRWVGGILGSGLKPMQDCPNYAATGGMTRGLLKSLGQPKWTEDRTENRRVLAEISPKTIREDFQKLLAQYKIRVIFDHRIAGCKSQAGDKTAILAALFDRAPFDELGTPVVEPAAREALRVAARIFIDASYEGDLLAKAGVSYRVGRESSEEFGEEFAGVQPPVGLTPVDPFQTPGDPKSGLLRGVEKDHGKPLGAADDYTQAYNFRYYTTSDPAHRAPFGVPRDYRAEDFELVGRYVEYLKQQHPREKDLRQRLIGIFPGWKNSGEWNYQRSSLISMSPVGISRFYADGDVAAHVKIWQAHRDYLSGLHHFMSTDDRVPEFYRQEVAELGLDRRPHPETAGWPHQLYVRVSRRLAGRYTVTAHDVYNKTEIEDPICLAQYGIDVYPVRRIWLQQEGQTLVGLEGKMFVGGSKGPTNQPYPIAYRAITPQQDECTNLLVPVCFSATHLGYASARMEPVFMICGESAGIAACQALAENCAVQDIDAKAYRRALERAGQKLVWDPATDQPDSGMGKSGGRYTMQGLLRECDADDNGTVSQAEWNEKKAPYEWLFVFIDANSDGQIVASEYEAFQKYKAQHPDWQKRIKTAGLK
- a CDS encoding pyruvate kinase encodes the protein MSAEQGDSDFLSGHQEYQQVFEELVVVRDRLVAEVVCSQPLLDQIHVQHRESARNLLYYLALRRRDLRPLQIRLAALGLSSLGRAESHVMATIDAVLEMLQRLLDKTTDVTDSGESSIDFNTGERLLAAHAESLLGPAAPGRGVRIMVTMPSEAADDYELIYHLLQQDMECMRINCAHDDVEAWSRMIAHLRRAEHALGKRCRVVMDLGGPKLRTGPLEPGAAVVKVRPRRDEYGRVIAPARIWLYPAEQPAASPAPADACLPVEAAWLKRLEVGDKIRLIDARHSRRSLRVVDCLDQGCWLEANKTTYLVPGTTLRLRSHKGKKLRATEIVAVSPRENCLLLHPGDQLIVTRDQTPGRPEVRDSAGQVLTPARIGCSIPSVFDDVRSGESIWFDDGKIGGVVEKVASDQVQVRITQTRLQGAKLRADKGINLPESQLRLPALTQQDLEDLSFVAQHADVVELSFANRASDIEQLQSELQRLDGRQPAIVLKIETRLGFENLPDMLLTAMRSPCCGVMIARGDLAVECGFERMAEVQEEILWICEAAHVPVIWATQVLETLAKEGMPSRAEITDAAMGHRAECVMLNKGPHVLHAVKTLDDILRRMQAHQTKKRSMLRELRLATHSSGKQDQDGHQSNDGNGS
- a CDS encoding N-acetyltransferase; translated protein: MDIRATTATDLETVKAVHREAFGPEEGPVIVALLDELFPDPTAAPLLSLLAEEAGNVLGHVLFTNVVVHGAESVTARILAPLAVLPSARKQGVGRQLIEAGLSQLRDAEVELVFVLGDPAFYSRFGFEPAGVRGLQAPHPLPAEYAEAWMVQELCSGVLGRVTGEVESSQVLNRREYWIG
- a CDS encoding histidine kinase, with translation MISTAEISFYPLQEEYKPLIKEFIAKLQSYSGLRVTPGSTSTYAVGDYDRLMECMTEIMAWSHEEQGKGVFVVKFLPGYEAK
- a CDS encoding exo-alpha-sialidase, producing the protein MKQLIYTLTLLTSITAAITPISGAEKTTPPVTVLNLPGSGTDPAAIDYQSLPVLKGEHAIINPAALGPYPRKSDKIDLRDLRLNLHNYLIYHDGKFWCIWSDGPRIEDEPTQEIKYATSVDGLHWSPAKSVTGTPKQPHAFIARGLWLRDGQLLALAAKYQGHGAFGPPDKKHLELVAYRWEPQQDKWVYEGKLYDNAINNFPPQKLPSDNWILTRRDSRFNVSVLIGGVKALDDWQSFPVVGVKQVSGFRPDEPIFWVLPDNSLYALFRDNGKSQRLFFSTSQDEGRTWDTPVLSNFPNAKSKLFSLATSHGYRILVLNANPQVNRRELHLAVSPDNKTFTRLAKLEIPSPAELPAELASLNKKFSAGIASLQYPHVIEHDGSLYIAFSRNKLQTEVFRVKLADIDALLKSDHH